The following DNA comes from Clupea harengus chromosome 9, Ch_v2.0.2, whole genome shotgun sequence.
TGATATCTGGTCAGAATTGATCAGTACTGTTTTGCTGCAAATGCCACTGTTTCCATCTGACATAAACTGTTTCAAACTGAAAGAATGTTGATGAATGATGACCAGTGCTCAGTTTTTTCAGTTTccataatcaaatcaaattaataATTATGAAATTGTTGTGAATAATCATAGTCTGGCTAAATTGATCAGGATTTTTTATCAAGGCCTAATCCGTGACTGAGTGTAGGCAACCTGGTCTTTAATCATGTACGAGCTGCCTTTCCTTATTGTCCCTATGCGCAGATATTTGTAATGGTTTGACTATTAGCTAATGCACCCACCTCACGGCATAGAACAGGGCCTTGGGTGAAGGAATGATGTTGAAGGGCACGGGCATGGTGAGGCCCTCTCTGAAGTAGCTCAGGTACAGTTTAGAACGAGCAAATTTCCATTCAACATCAGCATCATCCTGACAGCGAGAGGAACATAATTTCATATATCTCTTCACTTACTGTGATTTCCACACACTTTGAGACTGCCACAGATATACATGGATGCTGCTGTGTTCATCACGAGATACAATAGATAGGGGAGATGAGACAGACTAAATATTCTGGACTACTTCGCAAAAACGAATAATGCAGCTGCACAAAGTAGCATAAATTAATGAAgcacctgaaaaaaaaatactcaccTCAATCTTTTGGAAGGAATTGGTAATCATAGCTATAAGCATATTGAGAAGCACGATGACTATTACCAAAGTGAATACCCCATAAAGAATTCTTCCCATAAATTCGGCTAATACATATGCTGGCATATCCACATAATCCTGGTTGGCCACTCCAAACATGGTCCAGAACAGGAAGTTTATTGTTTCATTAAAcctgaaacagaaaaaaaacatctcaatAAATGCATCTATCTTCTGGAATAGGGCTGAAGGTAAGAGATGTCTATTCACCTACAGGTGTCTTCTGCTGAGTATACCAACATTTCTGTGGTTATTTTAGACTGGTTTCTGTCTAACAGCACCTTTTGTAACAGGTGCTACACCATCTCAATTCAATACAATAAAATACGTGTAAGATGACATACTTCCCAAGGTGTGGACAGATAACATAAGGCACATATATATTGTTGAGTCCACAGAGGAATGCGGTTCCAATTATCATCAGCAAGAACATGAACCTGAAAAGAAGGAAGTCAAATACCTCCGTATTTCCATCAAAAACAGAACATATCTCAATAATGGTTGCTATGGCGGCGATGTGCTGTCGGGCCATATATCACCTCATCATGTCATCAATCATCTTTCCGATGGAGATCTGCAGGGTCCCCAGGGACTCATGGGCAGGCAGGATGTAGGCAAGGCGGGTGAAGCTGAGCATGCTGGTGACGGCAAACAGGATCTCGGAGAGGAACTGTGGGTCCTCCTGTCGCCAGTCGTGTCGCACTGACAATACAACCCAGACGAGTAAGTTAGACTGTGAGACCAAGTGAACAGTAGCAAGGAAAGGGATCACAGAACCCTTTAGTGTCTAATGTAGTGTCTAATAATTAATACTGTCTGTACTGAAatatatactgaaaaatatagCTGTGACATGGTGTGTCAGTTTCATTACACTTGCGATAAAATGGCTGCAACAGTCATAAATTCAGTGATAGTGCAAATGTGTTGTAACCTGATTCTGTGAAGTAAAAACATTCTTCAACAGCATTTGAATCCTGACACACAATGTATCCCCTCAACATGATGACAACTCGCAGTGCGAAAGAGGCCAGGTACATGCTGAGCACCATCATgtccagaatgttccagaagtcCAGGAAGTAGCTTCTGAGCCCTTCAAGCCAGACCTCTTTACATTCAAACCAGAAGAAACCTGAAAATGTGGACATGGCATTAACTTTTGAAGGCTGTCTTGAAGGATTTTTCTTCCTGCGTTGTTTTTTTGCACTTTACACGTGCATAATTTGCAAGATAATGATCCTAACCTTTTATTCAGAACTCAGAGTATGGATAAGTATAGTATGGACAGTATGAATTAACTGAAGGACAAATTTGACCTCATGACTTACCAACCACCCAAACCATGTGTAGAGAGTTGTGAAGGAAGTTCTGGTTGCGTGAAGCAAAGTCATCTCGATAAATCTCCATGAAGATGGACTCGCCCAGGAGAGTGATTAGGAACCACATGTAAGATGCAGAATGGAGCAAGAATTTAATCACAGGGATCTTCATGTTCTTCCCAAACTGTTGGAACAGTGAACAAAGGAACCACATAAGACCGAATCAAATTTGAAACAGTTAGATACCTGAAGTCAGACATTCAAACACCCCGAACCTTGGACTTGGGGGCCAACCAGTAGACGAGACACAGGAAGGGCATGGTGAGGAAGATGCCGAGAGACACCAGAAGTTTCCATGCCGTTTTACTTCCTCTCCACCAGGAGAGATTCCCGCACCAAATGGAGGAGAGAACTTGCTGGCAGATGGGGTGAGTCACAAACTGTAGGGTCAGATGATATCAGGGAGATTTTTGAAATCCTATAATGCAAATCCTACAAATATGCCACTAGTAAACTGTCATTATGAAGCCAGTTTTTTAAATCTGTACTGCACTGTATTCGAAATGTTAATTATATGCCTGATTGGTGAATAGTCTTAATTCTTCATTTTTAAATACCTTGTCAACCATTGTGTTTCGTTTTATCTTAATTGCAAATAAGCTGATTCATTAGCCAGACAATCAAAAAAATAAGACTACACTCTCATGCTTGGACCTGTTTTTGATTGTAGTTGACGGCTAGACGCAGGCGGGATAAGTTGGGGATTCCTTCATCGAACGTTCGGTCATCTACGTCGTCATCGCTATCACTTTCACAGTTGTTCAGGATGGTGGTGACCTCACTCTGGTTCCGGCACATGGCAAGGAGCTCCACAGCAAACTCTTGACACAACCCCTCCAGATGCAGGTACTGGGGCTGAGGAAACCAAATGTAAGTGATGCACACCCGCATTCATAGTCTCAGCACATACCGCACATTGAAATGAGGTGAAGGTAAGTGTATACACCCAGTGGGTGGGTTGGGTTTTAAGCTTATATTGGTGCTTTTCACTATCTGATGGCAACATATGCCTAAATATAAATAGATTTTTTTCAGAAGTCTATATTTAACAACCAGAAAAGTGTCTAAAAACGGTTTAACTCATTACTGTTAGCAAATGTTTAAGGGGTTATTGTTATGGTAATAAGGTCATGTAAAATACTACTTATGTCTCTCCAAATTTGTGGATGGAATGTTCCATTCGTTTTGTTCCTACCTTAAACTCTGGCTCTTTCTTGGAAAGCCTGCGGAGCTCACGGCTGAGGTGGAAGGCACTGAGCATGGAGTCCTCTGCAGTGACGGACAAGTAGGCACGGCTGGCAATTCCTCTGTAGGTGTTGATGCGGGAGAGGGAGAACTTGAGCAGGTCGTACTGTCGAGCGTTGCGGCACTCCAGGCAGATGCAGGAGATGGAatggggcagggggatgtcgTGGCCCCTCTGGGTCAGCATGGCAACAATGTCATACAGGTCTTTCTGGCAGGCTAGCGTTAGCGGAGTGACCCCTGGGGCAAACTGAGAGTCGTCAATCGAGCTATCAAAGATGGCTGTCGAGAAGGAGCGCACGTCCATCTTGTTGCCTTTCTCCTGGTCAAGCCGGTCTAGCAGTAGCTTCACGACCCGTGGCTGGTTGGTATCCACTGCGACAAGGAGGGCTTCATGGATCTGACGGAAGTCAAACTTGACCCCCAGAAACAGGGTGGTCATCATGTTTTCTTTGCCCAGGCGGATGGAGAGGTTGAGGGCCTCCCTCCATAGTCTGTCTTCAGAGTCATCCAGCTGGCGAATGATGCCGTCCCCAGTGGACAGCAGCTTGCTAACAAGCACAACATTTCCCTCATGGATGGCAGCAATCAGCTCAGGAGGAAAATGCAACTTTTTGTTCACAATCACTTTCCACTGATCTGCCTGTTGTTGAAACAATAAGACCAGTTTATTGTTAGTTGCCATGTTGATTGGCAATGCTTTTAATACAATGTTTAGTGATGAAACTGTGTAACAGCAACGAAGGAAGCCTAACCCTAGTTACATATATTTAAAACAATAATATGTAATTTTGATGATTGTCAAGCTACAAGCTTAAATTGGAGTAGATTAGAACATTTAGGTAGGGTAATTGTGACAAAAATAATCTCACTGGTATCTTGTAGAAGAGAATTCAGTGACTTACCGTGATATTTTCCATGACTCCTTATGCCATGAAATACACTTGTCCAATTTGTTCCTTTGGTTTCTGCAAATATTCTTCAAAGCTTTAATGTTTTTCCAAAATACATAGTCCAACATTCTTTATTAAATGTGGATATGGAGAGGAAGTGTTCACCCCTCAGCGGTTGCAACTCACGGAAGCCCACTCAGCTCTGCTTTTAGTTCTCATCTGGGAAATGTTTTCAATGTGCAATGTACTCTGCCCTGACTCCAACAACAGCCACCTCCCAGGAGGAGTAGaccaattaacacacacaaccatctcaTACCTCATTAGGACTTTTAGAACAGAATCGTTTTATTGTAAAAGGAGTTTAATTAATTTAGCTTGTGACAAATTTGCAAATGACAATGTTAATACActgaatacatacatatatgtttgaatataacatataacactttCTGAATACCCTCCTCATATTGCCTTATGGGCATACAAAATGTATGTATTGTAGCATAAAGGGGGGTAGCGcacttctctgtgtgtagtAGTTCGACCTataatgctttgtgtgtgtactaatgTTAAATTCTGTGCCTAATGTTCTCAAATGGTGTGGTTTATGTCTCCCCTTTTGGGTCTAATGTTGGTGTGTATTACTCTTCTCATTTGGTCTGGGGGCTGTGTCATTTGATGCCTGTGTAGGTCTGTTGTGTTGTTTAGCGCATCTGTCCACCATTAGTGTCTTAAGTCATGTCCATGTGTAAGACCTGCCTTCTGTATCTCATTTGGCGTGTGTTCTTTGGCACTCCCAGGGTTGGGGGTATATGGGGTTTGGGAGTTGCACTAAAAAAAGCGTCATTCCGTTGGGATTGCCACAGTTTTATAAAGTAAATGGTAGTTATGAGTGTAAATTCATTGTCTGTGGTATATATTGTCTACAAAAATATAGGCGCAAATAGCCCTGTAATGTGACATGGCAGTATTGAACCACCACTGACcagtgatggagagagcatCAGCATTAGTAGTTCACTGATATTCAAGGATATTCATGGCACAGGGGATATGGCAGCTCTCTGACTAGAAGAGTGCTACCCACCACCAAGCTAATTCTTATTTGTTGGGTTTAGCGAGTTAGCAGTTGCTCagtgaacatgaacatgtcaAGTGTGCTTTGAGGCCACTGGATCTTGTAAAACCCCCAATTGCCCCACCAAAGGTGCTTGTGTTCAGATCGTAATTTTGTCACAGTTGCAATGAAATGATGATTAcgaagatagataaatagatagatggatactttatttatacCGAGGGAAATTTACAAATTTACGAAGGCAGTAAATGGCATCTTGCAAACAACCTGGCACATTGTATGACCACAATTACGATAAGACTGTATTCCTCTGCTGTGACCTGTCACTCataacataaaaaggaaaaatcttgaTTGAATTATGTTCTAGTATTTATGTAGAATCAATGACATGCCATAGTGATATGACTCTTTACAAACTTAATTTCCCAGAGTCTTTGGGAAGGTGAGCAATAACTAAACATGGTCATTCTCTGCTTTCCGAGTTCAGTCTCAGTTTGGCTTTGAACTGCTTAAAGCTAGTGCTATACTTCTGTGAAATGTATGGCTTGTACTCCAGGCCTATACATCATAATGGCCACCATTTAAATTAGTCTCTTGGATCTCAAACGATTTATTATACTGCTTCTGATTGTAATCGTGACAAATGATGCTGTTGCTGGACCGCTACTTAATATATCACATATGAATATTCAGAACTCTTTATTCTCAGTGATATGCCCTGGATGGGAATTATAGAGCACAGCCATCATCAATGCCACTTCACAAAAACAGAATGTGCCATTAACTGTATTATGTTAGAGACAAGCTATAGCTCCCTTTCCTACAGTCTGATTAATGAGCTATAGTGAGGAAAATGAAAGTATTGAAATGACTAGACAGACTGGTGACAGTCTGTTATTATCCTCTATTCTGTAAATATTCCATAAAAAGCCTTGTGAccgtgcagtgcagtgcagtgcgtGTTCCTACTTTCTCCGGTGAAGATGTCTGTTCTTTTGACACATTTGACAGCCCCTCTTGATTTCACTATTCATATTCACAGTCGGTATTGAAGGGAAGTTTAAGTGCAATGCTGGGTCATTAGATGGATTAAAAGGTAGGTAATTTGAGAGTGAGAGCTGGTGAGCACAAAATTGGGACAAATGAACCTCTGCTGAAGCCCATTatgttgggagagagagagagagcgcgcaaaCAATCAAATCACTTTAATTAAGTCTGTTGAAATGGCACAGGCTTTTACTGCACTTGGATTACCAGGAATACAGCCTCTCCACGACAATCTGCATCATTGACgcagtctctctttttctcattctccctctcactgtttctctctctctctctcttctctctctctctggctctagcTCTCTcgtttgctctttctctccctctctgtcttcttcgctctcagtctcactcccctctccctttgGTGATGGGCTGTGCTTGGACAGGGTAGAGAGATCCTccccagttgtgtgtgtgtgtgtgtgcatgtattacAGACAGAGTTCTtcatacagagagggagagcaggaaggAGCTGGTACTTGTCCATTTCATCATCTGGCCACAAAGACTTGGTCTTTCCCTGAGACCAGCGGACTTGTGGGATACCCAACTGTAGAGGGCACATTCCTCCTGAGACAGTCGTGCAACAGGCCCTTTGGATAGAGGTAAGATATGTTGGTTGGTGCTATAAGTTGCAAGTACAGAGACTGATAGAAATAGATGAAAGAGTTTTAGAGTGAAGTCTTGTGTCTAGTAGTTAAATGAGTTATGTAGAATGTATGGCAACTTGGACAATGACATCTAGCGCAAGATATCTTTGTATAGCAAGATTTTGAAGGAAGTACATGGGGAATGAAGTAACCATTGACCAGATTGGTTGAAGTAAATATGAGAGCAAGAGGGAGCTCTCTGAAAAATGTGGATATTAAAGGAAGACATCTCAATCACTGTTTCTGTTTGAATGAGCTAATAGAGTTTTTATCTTTGCCTCCTAGTGAAGTAAGTCGTTTCTCAAAATTGCATAGCTGGAAGACTATTATGACAGTGAGATAACAGTCCTTAAGGATTTAATAAGTTTGCAGATTTAGTAAGAAAAATACCCCAGCAAGATGTCAGTTTTTACCCCGTGGTCCAGTTGCAATTTTAGTTTGTTGAGGTCTACATGAGAGACACAGCCTATCACTCAGTCCTATCCATCAGTTCTTTGCTAAAGGAGAGGGTCTGTGCATGCGTTGTGACCATATTCAAATCACGTTTTCCCTACTAGAGCTCCCACTGTAAAGTCTGATCAAATGTGCCGTGCTTTCGCTGGTGGCTGACGTGGTTTCGACAGCAAGCAGGATTGTTTGCGGAACGTAGCACCTGGCAAACTCACTCCAGAcctcactgtttgtgtttggctATTTATTTTCCTCCACTCCTTGCTTCTTGGCACTGTTGGATTCTGCCTAATTATGCTCTGACAGCATGCCTGAGAAGAGCGTCTGTGCTCTAAACACTAACAGTGTCATGCTGATTTAGTGAGCCCTGTGTCTTTAACTCACACTTCAGGATGCTGGACAGCTCAACTTGGCTGCGATCTTTCCCCCGGGGAAACTGTCAAAAAACATGGGAACACATAGCCAGTTCTCACctcctttcattttctctcttgtaCTTTTTCACCCAGTAATTCGAAAAACAGCTTGTTT
Coding sequences within:
- the trpc2a gene encoding short transient receptor potential channel 2, coding for MENITADQWKVIVNKKLHFPPELIAAIHEGNVVLVSKLLSTGDGIIRQLDDSEDRLWREALNLSIRLGKENMMTTLFLGVKFDFRQIHEALLVAVDTNQPRVVKLLLDRLDQEKGNKMDVRSFSTAIFDSSIDDSQFAPGVTPLTLACQKDLYDIVAMLTQRGHDIPLPHSISCICLECRNARQYDLLKFSLSRINTYRGIASRAYLSVTAEDSMLSAFHLSRELRRLSKKEPEFKPQYLHLEGLCQEFAVELLAMCRNQSEVTTILNNCESDSDDDVDDRTFDEGIPNLSRLRLAVNYNQKQFVTHPICQQVLSSIWCGNLSWWRGSKTAWKLLVSLGIFLTMPFLCLVYWLAPKSKFGKNMKIPVIKFLLHSASYMWFLITLLGESIFMEIYRDDFASRNQNFLHNSLHMVWVVGFFWFECKEVWLEGLRSYFLDFWNILDMMVLSMYLASFALRVVIMLRGYIVCQDSNAVEECFYFTESVRHDWRQEDPQFLSEILFAVTSMLSFTRLAYILPAHESLGTLQISIGKMIDDMMRFMFLLMIIGTAFLCGLNNIYVPYVICPHLGKFNETINFLFWTMFGVANQDYVDMPAYVLAEFMGRILYGVFTLVIVIVLLNMLIAMITNSFQKIEDDADVEWKFARSKLYLSYFREGLTMPVPFNIIPSPKALFYAVRGTFRMLCCCCRVKSNPEYPPIASMSNSTLNNGGGQGESRLPYRVQVMKALVQRYIETARREFEETKRKDVGNRITELSMVVGRVHAEMKNLHQTLASGLESQGITTNTEGSNVLSKYIMGAKNNFRGFDNKAAWQSGSSPLEVAVHIEDEQEQEEKKDEETRQEKKDEGAKEGKTDE